In the Pseudanabaena sp. PCC 7367 genome, one interval contains:
- a CDS encoding AAA family ATPase, with product MSFEADFSLTLRARYPLIYIPSPEEERAELAIARVASMLSRPTYVWDFVDGYQGNPNAAAVAKRNPLQALEFVEKTQAAAVFVLRDFDRFLDDVAIARKLKNLARQLKSQPQNLVMLSNQVNIPDTLGELITILEFPLPESTEIKTELKQLLADTKSELEPRAIDDLVRACQGLSLERIRRVLAKAIAAKNWISPEDVDLILEEKRQSIRQTQILDFYPATAEISDIGGLDNLKEWLLRRGGAFSERARQYGLPHPKGLLLAGIQGTGKSLTAKAISHHWHLPLLRLDVGRLFGGLVGESESRTRQMIQLAEALAPCVLWIDEIDKAFSGADGRGDSGTTGRVFGTFLTWMAEKTTPVFIVATANNIRQLPPELLRKGRFDEVFFVGLPNQTERQQIFDVHLSKYRAHNLRVYDTDRLAYETPDFSGAEIEQAIIEAMHIGFSQNRDFTTDDVLQAASQIVPLAKTAQREIELLQDWAASGKARLASRQGSLGLGNG from the coding sequence ATGAGCTTTGAAGCAGATTTCAGTCTCACCCTCAGGGCGCGTTATCCATTAATTTATATCCCTTCGCCAGAAGAGGAGCGCGCCGAATTGGCGATCGCCAGGGTAGCGAGTATGCTGAGTCGGCCTACCTATGTGTGGGATTTTGTGGATGGGTATCAAGGAAATCCCAACGCGGCGGCAGTGGCAAAGCGCAACCCTTTGCAGGCGTTGGAATTTGTGGAAAAGACCCAGGCAGCAGCGGTATTTGTGTTGCGGGATTTCGATCGCTTTTTGGATGATGTGGCGATCGCGCGCAAGCTCAAAAATCTGGCACGACAGCTCAAGAGCCAACCTCAAAATCTAGTCATGCTCAGCAATCAGGTGAATATCCCGGACACGCTGGGCGAACTAATTACAATTCTGGAGTTTCCTTTGCCAGAATCGACTGAAATTAAAACTGAGCTTAAGCAGTTGCTGGCCGATACCAAAAGTGAGCTGGAACCCAGGGCGATCGATGATCTGGTCAGGGCTTGCCAGGGTCTATCACTAGAACGGATTCGACGGGTTTTGGCCAAGGCGATCGCCGCCAAAAATTGGATTAGCCCCGAAGATGTGGATTTGATCTTAGAAGAAAAACGCCAGAGTATTCGCCAAACCCAAATTTTAGATTTCTATCCTGCCACCGCCGAAATCAGTGACATTGGTGGCTTAGACAATCTCAAGGAATGGTTATTGCGACGGGGTGGTGCTTTTTCAGAACGGGCACGGCAATATGGCTTACCCCATCCTAAGGGCTTGCTCCTGGCCGGCATTCAAGGCACTGGTAAATCACTAACGGCTAAGGCGATTTCCCACCATTGGCATTTACCCCTATTGCGTCTGGATGTGGGGCGATTGTTTGGTGGCTTGGTGGGCGAGAGTGAATCACGCACCCGACAAATGATTCAGCTTGCAGAAGCATTAGCGCCTTGTGTCCTATGGATCGACGAGATCGACAAGGCTTTTTCGGGCGCAGATGGTCGCGGCGATTCGGGCACCACTGGTCGGGTGTTTGGGACTTTTTTAACCTGGATGGCAGAAAAAACTACGCCTGTTTTTATTGTGGCCACGGCCAATAATATTCGCCAATTGCCGCCAGAACTATTGCGCAAAGGTAGGTTTGATGAGGTGTTTTTTGTGGGGCTCCCCAACCAAACCGAGCGGCAACAAATTTTTGATGTGCATTTAAGTAAATATCGTGCCCATAACCTGCGGGTCTATGATACCGATCGCCTTGCCTATGAAACCCCAGATTTTTCTGGCGCAGAGATCGAACAGGCGATCATTGAGGCGATGCACATTGGCTTTAGTCAAAACCGCGATTTCACCACCGATGATGTGTTGCAAGCAGCTAGTCAGATCGTGCCGTTGGCTAAAACCGCACAACGGGAAATTGAATTACTTCAAGACTGGGCGGCTTCCGGCAAGGCCAGGTTAGCCTCGCGTCAAGGTTCTTTGGGGTTGGGGAATGGCTAA
- a CDS encoding tetratricopeptide repeat protein: protein MRQNLPHQLFNASANLVLSSIVASGLVVFARPVFLPAFGAEISNLNTENINSEPIEAIAPWLLPPPNQSISANLNITPADQYQASLLRQQGLADRQVGLFDQAIANLEQSTQLDPTNINGHVLLGWTQHLAGDHDNAARSLWQAIQRDPRSVEAFNALGIVYLVRGDLNHAVLSHSWAAMLKPDNEIAYYNLSLAYQRQQVYDWAIAYGKAAASLEPYNPHPFVALAVCYWSQGDQGDRDRAIEAYRQALIIDARYGDPGFLNYLDEAGFSAEQIQLAKAILSAT, encoded by the coding sequence GTGCGCCAAAACTTACCGCATCAGTTATTTAATGCTTCTGCAAATTTAGTTCTTAGTTCGATTGTTGCCTCTGGTCTAGTAGTTTTTGCTAGACCTGTTTTTTTGCCTGCTTTTGGGGCAGAAATTAGCAACCTGAATACTGAGAATATTAATAGCGAACCGATCGAGGCGATCGCCCCCTGGTTGTTGCCGCCGCCAAATCAATCGATCAGCGCAAATTTAAACATAACCCCAGCGGATCAATATCAAGCCAGTCTACTGCGCCAGCAAGGACTAGCCGATCGGCAGGTGGGGCTATTTGACCAAGCGATCGCCAACCTTGAGCAATCAACTCAGCTTGACCCGACTAACATTAATGGTCATGTCTTACTTGGTTGGACTCAGCACCTGGCTGGTGATCATGACAATGCGGCGCGATCGCTGTGGCAGGCAATTCAACGCGATCCGCGATCGGTTGAGGCATTTAATGCGCTGGGGATTGTCTATCTGGTACGCGGCGATCTCAACCATGCGGTACTCAGCCACAGTTGGGCAGCCATGCTCAAACCAGATAATGAAATTGCTTACTATAATCTCAGCCTCGCCTATCAACGTCAGCAGGTCTATGATTGGGCGATCGCCTATGGTAAAGCTGCCGCTAGCCTGGAGCCCTATAACCCTCATCCATTTGTAGCTTTAGCCGTTTGTTATTGGAGTCAAGGCGATCAGGGCGATCGAGATCGGGCGATCGAAGCCTATCGCCAAGCACTGATTATTGATGCCCGCTATGGCGATCCTGGCTTTTTAAATTATCTAGACGAGGCAGGTTTTAGCGCCGAGCAAATTCAACTGGCTAAGGCAATTCTCTCTGCCACCTGA
- the pheT gene encoding phenylalanine--tRNA ligase subunit beta, producing MYISINWLKELIEFDLTAEDLAHKLTMSGFEVEGIEDRRTWADGVVLGQIITADRHPNADKLQVCSVDVGAAEKLEIVCGAANARAGIYVAVATIGTYLPRIDLKIKSAKLRGVKSSGMICSLAELGLTKDSEGIYEFSFADENIPALGSDVRPWLGLDDVILDVTSTANRADALSMVGIAREVAAFSGGKLSLPEPNLTGEPKQGDWVSVEEPKGCPAYSGSLIKGIKIAESPTWLKQRLVAAGMRPISNIVDITNFVMLEWGQPLHAFDANKLAENLQIGVRFARASEKEQLKTLDDQKRDLQNQSFIITSGDRPVALAGLIGGADTEVGDQTVDIMLEAALFDSATIRRSARAHGLRTEASARFERGVNFSGLETARDRAIQLILEIAGGELTEQSVVDNRAPLTRTIELRLSRVQEILGSIEADDGELADLPAMAVEQTLATLGFELQSHSTNNNGDRHLDQGSAAIKWLVKVPSYRYADIEREIDLIEEVARIYGYDKFVETLPDRTELGFLSLDYLLTRQLREILKGVGLTELVHVSLTSPTEDNQVLVANPAAAEFSALRKDLLAGLIDAFASNISNGNGSLWGYEIGSVFWLDEEGSNEATHLGGILGGDPTVGVWQKSSQPINWYEAKGMLETVFHRLGVEVEYQPDRADARLHPGRTASLWIDGNRLGVFGQLHPELIQQRELPDQVYVFELDLFTLLEAVAQLAIPIFKTYSTYPSSDRDIAFFAANSISVAELQRSIKRSGGALLESVDLFDQYIGKGVPEGQRSLAFRLVYRASDRTLTDEDVNKVHQQVRDNLEEKFSVSLRS from the coding sequence ATGTATATTTCAATTAACTGGCTAAAAGAACTAATCGAGTTCGATCTGACCGCTGAAGATTTAGCCCACAAACTGACTATGTCGGGCTTTGAGGTAGAAGGAATCGAAGATCGCCGCACCTGGGCCGATGGCGTGGTGCTGGGCCAAATTATTACTGCCGATCGCCATCCCAACGCTGATAAGCTTCAGGTTTGTAGCGTTGATGTGGGAGCGGCTGAAAAGCTCGAAATTGTCTGCGGTGCTGCCAATGCCAGAGCTGGTATTTATGTCGCCGTCGCCACGATCGGCACCTATTTGCCCCGGATCGATCTCAAGATTAAATCAGCCAAACTACGCGGGGTGAAGTCATCGGGGATGATCTGTTCCCTGGCAGAGCTAGGCTTAACCAAGGATTCTGAAGGCATTTATGAATTTAGCTTTGCTGACGAAAATATCCCGGCGCTGGGTAGTGATGTGCGCCCCTGGCTGGGACTGGATGATGTGATCTTAGATGTGACCTCAACCGCCAATCGCGCCGATGCCCTGAGTATGGTGGGGATCGCCCGCGAAGTGGCAGCTTTTTCTGGCGGTAAATTGTCGTTACCAGAACCAAATCTGACTGGTGAACCTAAGCAAGGCGATTGGGTTTCCGTCGAAGAACCCAAAGGTTGTCCAGCCTATTCGGGCAGCTTGATTAAGGGGATTAAAATTGCTGAATCGCCCACCTGGCTAAAACAGCGCTTGGTGGCGGCAGGAATGCGACCGATCAGTAACATTGTGGACATTACTAACTTTGTGATGCTGGAATGGGGGCAGCCGCTCCATGCTTTTGATGCCAACAAATTGGCTGAAAACCTGCAAATTGGGGTCAGGTTTGCCAGGGCTAGCGAGAAAGAACAACTCAAAACCCTAGATGATCAGAAACGCGATCTACAGAATCAAAGTTTTATAATTACTTCCGGCGATCGCCCGGTGGCTCTGGCTGGTCTGATCGGTGGGGCTGACACCGAGGTTGGCGATCAAACCGTTGATATTATGCTGGAAGCGGCTTTGTTTGACTCTGCCACGATCAGGCGATCGGCGCGTGCCCACGGCTTGCGTACTGAAGCATCGGCTCGGTTTGAACGGGGGGTGAATTTCTCTGGCCTGGAAACTGCCCGCGATCGCGCAATTCAATTAATTCTAGAAATTGCTGGCGGTGAATTGACTGAACAAAGCGTAGTTGACAATCGCGCTCCCCTGACCCGCACGATCGAGCTGCGCCTGAGTCGGGTGCAAGAAATTCTGGGTAGTATTGAAGCTGATGATGGGGAACTAGCTGATTTGCCTGCAATGGCAGTGGAGCAAACTCTAGCTACCCTTGGGTTTGAATTGCAATCCCATAGCACCAATAACAATGGCGATCGGCATCTGGATCAAGGTTCAGCCGCGATTAAGTGGTTAGTGAAAGTGCCTTCCTATCGCTATGCGGACATTGAGCGGGAAATCGATCTAATCGAAGAGGTAGCTCGCATCTATGGCTACGATAAATTTGTGGAAACCCTACCCGATCGCACTGAGTTAGGTTTTCTATCCCTTGATTATTTGCTCACTAGGCAACTGCGCGAAATCCTCAAAGGAGTTGGCCTCACTGAGTTGGTGCATGTGTCGTTGACTAGCCCAACCGAAGATAATCAAGTATTGGTGGCTAATCCCGCTGCTGCTGAGTTTAGTGCCCTGCGCAAGGATTTGTTAGCAGGCTTGATCGATGCGTTTGCCAGCAATATTAGCAACGGTAATGGCTCTCTCTGGGGCTATGAGATCGGCAGTGTGTTTTGGCTTGACGAAGAGGGCAGCAATGAAGCTACTCATTTAGGTGGTATTTTAGGTGGCGATCCTACTGTGGGCGTATGGCAAAAGAGCAGCCAACCAATTAATTGGTATGAGGCCAAGGGAATGCTCGAAACCGTATTTCATCGTCTTGGCGTTGAGGTGGAATATCAACCCGATCGCGCTGATGCTCGGTTGCATCCTGGTCGCACTGCCTCATTGTGGATTGATGGCAATCGCCTGGGGGTATTTGGCCAACTCCATCCTGAGCTAATTCAACAGCGCGAGCTACCGGATCAGGTCTATGTATTTGAGTTGGATTTATTTACGCTACTAGAAGCAGTAGCACAGTTAGCAATCCCCATCTTTAAGACCTATTCTACCTACCCCAGCAGCGATCGAGATATTGCCTTCTTTGCGGCTAATAGTATTTCAGTGGCGGAGTTGCAGCGATCGATTAAACGCAGTGGCGGCGCATTACTAGAATCAGTTGATTTATTCGATCAATATATTGGCAAGGGTGTGCCAGAAGGGCAACGTAGCTTAGCTTTCCGGCTAGTTTATCGCGCCAGCGATCGCACCCTTACCGATGAGGACGTAAATAAGGTACATCAACAGGTACGCGACAATCTGGAGGAAAAATTCAGCGTCAGTTTGCGTAGTTAG
- a CDS encoding NAD(P)/FAD-dependent oxidoreductase: MAIEYDLVVIGGIDGLGANHTYALASRAAKYGARVALVTNWQLIASARAAQVGAQVLQFPQPLPHWSDLRDYFNRHANPKEQLEALQIQGVDVVLGDGKFYDRQTLLVTTAQSKSNHSPSIPTSETEELPNYGNQRLIKSRNFAIAWTPTPPMHKIVGLERVNYLNCDRLWQLPELPESIALIGGDAQSCTLAQALSRLGCQTTMLVPETHILGDRANLFTSHNSQDQKPGKKQITTQTDVEVARLLQAQLETAHLKLSSSYPPQNPAPDRPNKQAQPIAIYTSHRVTAVAPITPITSIPLDREVNEVSSKDASDRPTLDRNVLQSEQTSVLQEKTGIKIWAGDRTFTDLHLLIPNLNNAINRLPANLGLEKAVVKTNLDVNNGSFGLALNSKCQTSNRRIYGCRSHADIDLILQNTLFLPTARLNPQPSLQTSATQPAIASLGLSEIAARLTYGQDLDVLRSPLPPQGYLKILCRGNGQIVGVHGLGSNAMAAISAIAIAMTKKIGLKQLATLRQTVPQQHSNLGDRSNPGLNGLNLLAIAVEQLEKQQLQRQVRKRRWLERWFMWRRDYNL, translated from the coding sequence ATGGCGATCGAATATGACCTGGTGGTGATCGGCGGGATTGATGGGTTGGGCGCAAATCACACCTATGCCTTAGCTAGTCGTGCCGCAAAGTATGGTGCTAGGGTTGCCCTGGTGACCAATTGGCAATTAATTGCTTCGGCTCGTGCTGCTCAGGTTGGGGCGCAAGTTCTGCAATTTCCCCAACCATTGCCCCATTGGTCAGATCTGCGCGATTACTTTAACCGCCATGCCAACCCCAAAGAGCAACTTGAAGCCCTGCAAATTCAAGGCGTAGATGTGGTTTTAGGTGATGGCAAATTTTACGATCGCCAGACTTTACTTGTAACTACTGCTCAATCAAAGTCCAACCATTCGCCGTCGATCCCCACCTCTGAGACCGAGGAGTTACCTAACTACGGTAACCAACGCCTGATCAAATCCCGCAACTTTGCGATCGCCTGGACTCCCACACCACCAATGCACAAAATTGTGGGGCTGGAACGGGTGAACTATCTAAACTGCGATCGGCTGTGGCAGCTACCAGAATTGCCAGAATCGATTGCCTTAATTGGTGGTGATGCCCAAAGTTGCACCCTGGCGCAAGCCCTATCTAGGCTGGGTTGTCAGACAACAATGCTAGTGCCAGAAACTCACATCCTGGGCGATCGGGCTAATTTATTTACTAGCCATAACTCACAGGATCAAAAACCTGGTAAAAAACAAATCACCACCCAAACTGATGTGGAAGTGGCGCGATTGCTCCAGGCTCAGCTAGAAACAGCCCATTTAAAATTAAGCTCAAGCTATCCTCCGCAAAATCCTGCCCCCGATCGCCCCAATAAACAAGCACAACCGATCGCCATTTACACCAGCCATCGCGTTACTGCGGTTGCTCCAATTACTCCGATTACCTCAATCCCGTTGGATCGTGAAGTAAATGAAGTATCTAGCAAAGATGCAAGCGATCGCCCCACATTAGATCGCAATGTCCTTCAATCGGAGCAAACCTCAGTGCTACAGGAAAAAACAGGTATAAAGATCTGGGCAGGCGATCGCACCTTTACCGATCTGCATCTGCTAATTCCTAATTTAAATAATGCAATTAATCGATTGCCAGCTAACCTTGGCCTAGAAAAGGCAGTAGTGAAAACAAATCTTGATGTGAATAATGGCAGCTTTGGCCTTGCCTTAAATTCCAAATGCCAGACCAGCAATCGCCGTATTTATGGCTGCCGCTCCCATGCTGATATCGATCTGATTTTGCAAAACACCTTATTTTTACCTACTGCCAGATTAAATCCCCAGCCAAGCTTACAAACAAGCGCAACCCAACCAGCGATCGCTAGCCTGGGGTTAAGTGAGATCGCTGCTCGCCTCACCTATGGTCAGGATTTAGATGTTTTGCGATCGCCACTACCACCGCAGGGTTACTTAAAAATTCTCTGCCGTGGTAATGGACAAATTGTGGGGGTGCATGGCTTGGGTAGCAATGCGATGGCGGCAATTTCAGCAATTGCGATCGCCATGACTAAAAAAATTGGCCTCAAGCAACTAGCCACCCTGCGGCAAACTGTGCCACAGCAGCATAGCAATCTAGGCGATCGTAGCAATCCTGGCCTAAATGGTCTAAACCTGCTTGCGATCGCGGTTGAACAACTAGAAAAGCAACAGCTACAACGGCAGGTTAGAAAACGCCGGTGGCTAGAGCGTTGGTTTATGTGGCGGCGGGACTATAATTTGTGA
- a CDS encoding universal stress protein, protein MFENILVAVDGSGRSREMINMMLAMPSLSRSQITILHIIPVGASSEGLTEYRLAGERILEKETASLKLSDNQQVTSLLKEGDPKSVVCKVAEELKPDFLVMGSRGLGRIQAILANSVSQYVFQLTEVPMLLVKDDVYIRSIRNVMVALDGSEKCLDLAIALMSGYKDGEISLLRIGKKRDSGEMANDEVMESAIAKVKRSNIPYRVYMRSGDQGKEICKAAEESNATLLLLGSHDRRPNVARGLPDLDLLLGKSVSDYVRVKATCPVFLLRIPG, encoded by the coding sequence ATGTTTGAGAATATATTGGTGGCAGTCGATGGCTCTGGCCGATCGCGCGAAATGATCAACATGATGTTGGCAATGCCCAGCTTGAGCCGATCGCAAATCACCATTTTGCATATTATTCCAGTGGGTGCTAGCTCCGAAGGTTTAACCGAATATCGACTGGCGGGGGAACGCATTCTGGAAAAAGAAACAGCCAGTTTGAAATTGAGTGACAATCAACAAGTTACTTCTTTGCTAAAAGAAGGTGATCCCAAATCAGTGGTTTGCAAAGTGGCCGAAGAGCTAAAACCAGATTTTTTGGTCATGGGTTCGCGGGGCTTGGGGCGAATTCAGGCGATCTTGGCCAACTCTGTGAGCCAGTATGTATTTCAGCTTACCGAAGTGCCAATGTTGCTGGTGAAGGATGATGTCTATATCCGCAGCATTCGCAATGTGATGGTGGCACTCGATGGTTCAGAGAAGTGTTTGGATCTTGCGATCGCATTGATGAGTGGTTACAAAGATGGTGAAATTTCCTTACTGCGGATTGGCAAAAAACGCGATAGCGGTGAGATGGCCAATGATGAAGTGATGGAAAGCGCGATCGCTAAGGTCAAGCGGAGTAATATCCCCTATCGGGTCTACATGCGTTCTGGCGATCAGGGCAAGGAAATTTGCAAAGCTGCGGAAGAAAGCAATGCAACTTTACTACTATTGGGATCGCACGATCGTCGTCCCAACGTTGCTAGGGGCTTGCCAGATCTCGATCTGTTATTGGGTAAATCCGTATCCGATTATGTACGGGTAAAGGCCACTTGCCCAGTATTTTTGCTGCGTATTCCTGGTTAG
- a CDS encoding Crp/Fnr family transcriptional regulator, producing the protein MSNLLKFDRSTTDSAANSDWRQLLEEVYQGRSLSPYSNGQTIPLYPDEILVVCRGIVRLGTLHESGDEVLLGLAGPSTPFGLPLTLISPYQAIAFSHVDIMRLSMAEIENVPSLSHGLFRHLCRRLQQTEAMLALVSNRRVVDRLRQFLLLLKDEIGQPRANDTRLSIRLTHQNLATAIGTTRVTVTRALRQLQEEGMIKLDRRRHIVIMESAIAE; encoded by the coding sequence ATGAGTAACCTTCTCAAGTTTGATCGATCGACAACGGATTCAGCAGCTAACTCCGACTGGCGGCAACTATTAGAAGAAGTTTATCAAGGTCGTAGCCTTTCCCCCTACAGCAATGGTCAAACCATCCCGCTCTATCCAGATGAAATCCTGGTGGTATGTCGCGGCATTGTGCGCCTGGGTACGTTGCATGAATCCGGCGATGAGGTTTTATTGGGTTTAGCAGGGCCATCTACCCCCTTTGGGTTGCCGTTGACCCTGATTAGCCCCTACCAGGCGATCGCATTTTCCCACGTCGATATTATGCGTCTGTCGATGGCAGAGATTGAAAATGTACCCAGTCTTTCCCACGGGCTGTTTCGTCATTTGTGTCGGCGGCTCCAGCAAACCGAGGCCATGCTTGCCCTGGTGAGTAATCGCCGGGTGGTCGATCGGCTGCGACAGTTTTTGCTGCTCCTCAAAGATGAAATTGGCCAACCCAGAGCCAATGATACGCGCCTGAGCATTCGGCTTACGCACCAGAATTTGGCCACCGCGATCGGCACTACCCGTGTGACCGTGACCAGAGCCCTGCGCCAACTCCAGGAGGAAGGCATGATCAAGCTCGATCGTCGTCGCCACATTGTGATCATGGAGTCGGCGATCGCTGAATAG
- a CDS encoding methyltransferase domain-containing protein gives MMKDQSGSQAIAVEIVEYDIEESVRRRYEAGAQQMEPQLCCPTDYEGDYLGCLPQEIIEKDYGCGDPTRYVRPGETVVDLGSGVGKNCYIIAQKVGASGQVIGVDFNDEMLTIARQYQDEIASKIGYHNTKFVKAKIQDLKLDLDQANQWLAQHPVTNISDLSDFESHCDRLRQQEPLIADHSVDVVVSNCVLNLVKPQDKKQLFGEIFRVLKKGGRAVISDIVCDEPPTQKILDDPDLWSGCIAGAFLEDEFLAMFEQAGFYGIEILSRQIEPWQTIDGIEFRSMTIQAFKGKQGPCWERKQAVVYKGPWKAVLDDDEHTFERGQRTAVCDKTLQILTSPTSPYKDDFIAILPYEDIPLEEAEAYDCSRTNLRHPKETKGGDYTITKTSTDDATCAPGCC, from the coding sequence ATGATGAAGGATCAAAGCGGTTCTCAGGCGATCGCAGTGGAGATTGTAGAGTATGACATCGAAGAATCAGTGCGGCGGCGCTATGAGGCCGGGGCTCAACAAATGGAACCCCAGTTATGCTGCCCCACTGACTATGAGGGGGATTATTTAGGTTGTCTGCCCCAGGAAATCATTGAAAAAGACTATGGCTGCGGCGATCCTACTCGCTATGTCCGTCCTGGCGAAACAGTGGTAGACCTTGGTTCTGGCGTGGGCAAAAATTGCTACATCATTGCCCAGAAGGTGGGCGCAAGCGGTCAGGTGATCGGCGTGGATTTTAATGATGAAATGTTGACGATCGCCCGCCAATACCAGGACGAGATCGCTAGCAAAATTGGCTATCACAATACCAAGTTTGTTAAAGCTAAAATCCAGGATTTGAAATTAGATCTAGACCAGGCAAATCAATGGTTAGCTCAGCATCCAGTTACGAATATTTCTGACTTGAGCGATTTTGAAAGCCACTGCGATCGCCTGCGCCAACAGGAACCACTGATCGCTGACCATAGCGTAGATGTGGTGGTTTCTAACTGTGTATTGAACCTGGTAAAGCCACAGGACAAAAAACAACTATTTGGCGAAATCTTCCGGGTGCTCAAAAAAGGCGGTCGGGCGGTTATTTCCGATATTGTCTGTGATGAACCACCAACCCAGAAGATCCTGGATGATCCCGATCTCTGGAGTGGCTGCATTGCTGGTGCTTTTTTGGAAGATGAATTCCTGGCAATGTTTGAGCAGGCGGGATTTTATGGGATCGAAATTCTCAGCCGGCAAATCGAGCCCTGGCAAACGATCGATGGGATTGAGTTTCGATCGATGACGATTCAAGCCTTCAAGGGCAAACAAGGCCCATGCTGGGAGAGGAAGCAGGCTGTGGTTTACAAAGGCCCCTGGAAAGCGGTGCTGGATGATGATGAACATACCTTTGAGCGGGGTCAGCGCACCGCTGTTTGCGATAAAACTTTGCAGATTTTGACTAGCCCCACCAGCCCCTACAAAGATGACTTCATTGCGATCTTGCCCTATGAAGATATCCCCTTGGAAGAAGCCGAAGCCTACGATTGCTCACGCACGAACCTGCGGCATCCCAAAGAAACCAAGGGTGGTGATTATACGATCACTAAAACCAGCACGGATGATGCTACCTGCGCGCCCGGTTGTTGCTAA
- a CDS encoding hemolysin family protein, with protein MDDIPPPSATLAHAEVVAGSGIVPYLLMILVLVAINAFFVAAEYAIVAVRRSRMHQLVESGSLPALVVQRLQRQIDRFLSTTQLGITLSSVGLGWLGRDVVAAVINDGLRMLPGLDRFPGMPAEITESWALAIAFLLIVYLQIVLGELVPKSIALMNAEKIALWLGKPSEIIAQVFSPCLWLLNQSTRLLLKLVGIEYSSKFWYSAVSAEELQMIITSNESSGLEDEERELLKNVFEFGEATAGEIMVPRTSIECINYEDTVRDLLNAVNSSNHSAYPVAGESLDDIRGVVQIKEVVGKLGNGSLDLDQSIQPYIRPVRFVSEDTYLDELLPQLQRSHKSMVMVVDEFGGTAGLVTLEDILEEIAGDAGETTTDAEPGIRSIDEQTFLIQAQVSVEEVNESLDLDLPMIDEYQTIGGFVIYHLQKIPDQGEKMTYGSIEVTITAADGPRIDCLRLHKLDQSGDAADLEIT; from the coding sequence ATGGATGACATACCACCGCCATCAGCAACATTGGCTCATGCAGAAGTTGTCGCTGGTTCGGGAATCGTGCCCTATTTACTGATGATTTTGGTGCTGGTGGCCATCAATGCTTTTTTTGTAGCGGCTGAATATGCGATCGTGGCGGTACGGCGATCGCGGATGCATCAGTTAGTCGAATCCGGCTCCCTGCCTGCGTTGGTGGTACAAAGACTACAGCGCCAGATCGATCGATTTTTATCAACTACCCAACTGGGTATCACCCTTTCTAGTGTGGGTTTGGGTTGGCTGGGTCGAGATGTGGTGGCCGCCGTAATCAATGATGGCCTGAGAATGTTGCCAGGACTAGATCGCTTTCCAGGAATGCCCGCCGAAATAACTGAATCCTGGGCACTGGCGATCGCTTTTTTATTAATTGTCTATTTGCAAATTGTGCTGGGTGAGTTGGTGCCCAAGTCGATCGCACTGATGAACGCAGAGAAGATCGCCCTGTGGTTGGGCAAACCAAGTGAAATTATTGCCCAGGTATTTAGCCCTTGTTTGTGGCTATTGAATCAATCGACGCGATTGCTGCTGAAGCTGGTGGGGATCGAATATTCATCCAAATTCTGGTATAGCGCCGTCAGTGCCGAAGAATTGCAAATGATCATTACCTCCAATGAATCTAGCGGCCTGGAAGACGAAGAGCGCGAGTTATTAAAAAACGTATTTGAATTTGGGGAAGCCACCGCCGGCGAAATCATGGTGCCACGCACTAGCATTGAATGCATCAACTACGAAGACACAGTTAGAGATTTGCTCAATGCGGTGAACAGCTCTAATCATTCTGCTTACCCAGTCGCAGGCGAATCCCTGGATGATATTCGTGGCGTGGTGCAAATTAAGGAAGTAGTGGGCAAACTGGGAAATGGTAGCTTAGACCTCGATCAAAGTATTCAGCCCTATATCCGTCCGGTGCGGTTTGTTTCAGAGGATACCTACCTGGATGAGTTGCTGCCACAGTTGCAACGATCGCACAAGTCAATGGTGATGGTGGTGGATGAGTTTGGCGGCACGGCAGGATTGGTGACCCTGGAAGATATTCTCGAAGAAATTGCCGGTGATGCGGGCGAGACTACCACCGATGCGGAGCCAGGGATCAGATCGATCGATGAGCAAACCTTTTTGATCCAGGCACAGGTCAGCGTAGAAGAGGTAAACGAGTCTTTGGATCTGGATTTGCCGATGATCGATGAATACCAAACGATCGGTGGGTTTGTGATCTATCACCTCCAAAAAATCCCTGACCAGGGCGAAAAAATGACCTATGGCTCGATCGAAGTAACGATCACCGCTGCGGATGGCCCCCGGATCGATTGTTTGCGATTGCACAAGTTAGATCAATCTGGGGATGCTGCTGATCTGGAAATAACTTAG